Genomic DNA from Thermoplasmatales archaeon:
CATCGGCTGCGGAGCCACCGTTGCCAAAGGCAATAATCTTCTTGTCTTTCTTTAATGCATCAGCCATTATGTTTGCTACTTCTTCAATTTCATCTATGTTTATGCTTTGTCTTGCTCTTATTCCTTCTTCAATGTATTCTTTTGGAGTCATCTAATCCCCAAATTTCAAGTCCATTCTTAACAAATTCAACATTTCTCAATTCATATCCAGCAAGGGATTTTATCAGCTCGTGCTTATGCTCTTCATCAGTAAATAGCAATGCATACCCTCCTCCACCAGCCCCAAGCAATTTATAGCCAAGTGCTCCATTTTTTTCGCATTTTTCAAAGAAAGCATCTATTTGAGGGTTTGTTATTCCTTCGCTCAACTGCTTTTTATGCTCCCATTCTTCTTTTAGCAATTCCCCAAAATCTTCAAAGCTTCCTTTGTATATCCTATTTTTTATCTCAACAGCAAGCTTTTTAATTTCTTCATAATGCTCAAGCACTTCTGAACTATACATTGTTTTCTGCATCTGCTTGTGAATTATACCAGAAAAACGAGGTGTATGAAGATTTACCAATATAAGGC
This window encodes:
- a CDS encoding GHMP kinase; the encoded protein is IIKEPAFNIDYSINLENGNTKGEKSPFFDAIIKRFKPEQGFYLISHLDTEYGSGLGSSSAMMVSLVGAFKKWLNINLNEYEIAELAYKIEREDLGIAGGMQDQYASTFGGFNFIEFKKDDVIVNRMKIKNDVINELQFRLILVNLHTPRFSGIIHKQMQKTMYSSEVLEHYEEIKKLAVEIKNRIYKGSFEDFGELLKEEWEHKKQLSEGITNPQIDAFFEKCEKNGALGYKLLGAGGGGYALLFTDEEHKHELIKSLAGYELRNVEFVKNGLEIWGLDDSKRIH